From the genome of Bacteroidales bacterium:
TCAGCTCCCTGGGAATCTATTTCTTCTATCTCCTGCTACGCAAATGGCTGAGCGAACGGATCGCATTCTTCTCCACCCTGGTTCTTTTATGCTCCATCTGGTTCAATTATTCCAGAAAGATCATGCCGGATACATTCAGCATATCGCTCATTTTCATTGGATTGTACGCAGGAATTCTCTATCTGGAACGTGGAAAACGCATCCACCTGACAGCCTCCGGTATCCTGATCACCCTGGGATTGCTGGCTAAGTTACCTGCCCTGTGCCTGATGCCCGTCATCCTGTTCCCGCTTCTTGACAGAACCATACCAGTCAAACGAAAATGGGCTCTGGCGGCCGCACTGGCTTTGGCTGCCTCGACGGTATCCTTATGGTATTTCCACTGGGTACCCCACCTGGTAAAACAATACGGATTCTGGCACTTCTACATGGGTAATTCTTTCTCCCGGGGATGGAATGAAATTCTTGACAACCTTCCTGATACGGCAAAGAACTTCTATTTTTCATCCCTGTATTCCTTTCTTGGATTTGCAGCATTCCTGACAGC
Proteins encoded in this window:
- a CDS encoding glycosyltransferase family 39 protein, which gives rise to MIARVNRKWLVWVSDIRFWIALFFLLRLYGITLPPAEVGHAWRQVTVNMVARNFLETNPNIFFPRVDFAGEKTGITGMEFPLLNYLIYLVSLVAGFDHWYGRIINLIVSSLGIYFFYLLLRKWLSERIAFFSTLVLLCSIWFNYSRKIMPDTFSISLIFIGLYAGILYLERGKRIHLTASGILITLGLLAKLPALCLMPVILFPLLDRTIPVKRKWALAAALALAASTVSLWYFHWVPHLVKQYGFWHFYMGNSFSRGWNEILDNLPDTAKNFYFSSLYSFLGFAAFLTA